The DNA segment GGCCCTTCTCGCATATATATCGGTGCCGTCCGAGGGCAAGAGAAAACACCTTTTGGCTTTCATCATTATACTCGGAGCGGCCATTGAATTAATTCAGATTTATATTCCCGGGCGGTCCGCGTCCTTGATGGATATATTCGCCAATACGGGCGGAGTTGTCTTTGTCATTTTTTTGTTCTGGATATATTCGAGATTTTTTGTCCGAAGAGTCGAAGGCAGCGGGAATTAACCGGGTCCGAATAATTGAAGCGTGGATACAAATCCTGATTCCCCGGTATTCGGTTCCAGTATAAGGTCTTCTATGTACCTTTAACGTATTAACCGTGTGTTTGGTAAAACAGCCGCCCTGTGTCATAATTGAGAAATTTCCTGCGAGGATAATCAATGAAAATACAGTTCTGCGGAGCCGCGAGAACGGTTACCGGAAGCTGCCATCTCGTTACGCTTGACGACGGGTATAAGATACTTCTTGACTGCGGGCTTTACCAGGGAAGGGACGAGGAATTCGCGGATTTTAACGGGAAATGGATTTTTAACCCCGCGGATATTGACTGCGTCATCTTATCCCACGCCCACATAGACCACTGCGGTCGTATTCCCAAGCTCACCAAAGACGGCTATTCCGGCGAAATCATATGCACGAGCGCCACGAGAGACCTTTCAGCCGTTATGCTCATCGACAGCGCGAAGCTTCAGGAGAGGGACGCGTGGTACATAAATAAAAAGAGAAAAAGGTCCGGCAAGTTCCGAAAAGCCGAACCGCTCTATACGGTGCAGGACGTCTACAAGGCATTAGAAAGCTTTGTCGGCATCAGCTACAACGTCTGGCACGAGCTGGGAAAAGGCGTGGCCGTTCAGTTGAGAGACAGCGGCCATATATTCGGAAGCGCGAGCGTCACGCTCAAGATCAGCCGGAACGGCCAGCCCCCTGTTTTTCTAGGATTCAGCGGTGACATCGGGAGGCCCGCCAGGCCTATACTGAAAGACCCGGTCCCCATGGAGAACCTCGACTACCTTATTTGCGAGTCCACCTACGGAGGGGAGAGGCATAAACAGCTGCCCGAGGACGAGGAGGACCTCCTTCGGATAATTTATGAAACGTGTATTAAAAATAAAGGTAAGCTCCTGATTCCGGCGTTTAGTCTGGGAAGGACGCAGGAAATTGTATATATACTGGATAAGCTTGAGCACGATGGACGTCTGCCTGAAATTCCCGTTTTCGTTGACAGCCCTATGGCGGTGAATGCGACAGAGGTCTTCAGGATGCATCCCGAGTGCTTCGATTCCGAGATAATTGAATACATGATAGATGACCCGAACCCGTTCGGATTCAATAATCTCAAATATATCCGCAGGACCGAGGATTCAAAGCGCCTCAATTATCTGGAGGGTCCGGCCGTGATAATAAGCGCATCCGGTATGATGACGGGTGGAAGGATACTGCATCACCTGAACAACAATATAGAGGATGGCAGGAACACGGTTCTGATTGTCGGGTTCTGCGCCCCGCACACACTTGGGGCAAGGATTCGTGAGGGACAGAAGAGGATTAAAATATTCGGCGTTGAAAAAGACGTAAACGCGAAAGTTGTCGTGATGGATTCGTTCAGCGCGCACGGTGATCAGCCTGAAATGCTCTCATACCTTTCAGGTCTGGACAGGAAAAAATTGAAAAACGTGTCTCTCGTGCACGGAGAGTACGGACGACAGCAATTCTTCAGGTCGGCTCTTGAAGAACAGGGCTTCGGCAATATAGATATCCCGGAGCTCGGTCAGGTATTTGAGTTTAATCCGGCGGAATAGATTCTGAATATCAAAAAAATAAGCGGCATCAGACAACTTATCCGGATCTTGTCATGCTGTGTGGTAAGGGGGGCAGGGGAGTCAATATAGACCGTTTACTATCGGTATGCACTCATCGGGAAGTCTCGGCGGGATGCTTTTTCCCGATGCCTTCCTGCTTTTAACGCTTCCGTCGGCTGTAAACCAGGAATCAAGCTCGCTTCCGCAGCCGTCTTCGTAAATGTTCAGGGGTTTCTGCGGCACGCAGAGATGATTCCCGGGCGGACACCTGAGACGGACGTGAAAATGCCCGTCGTGTCCGTACCAGGGCCGTATTTTGGCGAGCCATTTTTCACCCTCGTAGGATCTGCAAAGTTTCTTCTTTATCAACGGATTCACGAAAATACGGTCAACCCTGTTATCCGAGGCCGCGAGCTTCAGTATTTCCCCCATGTTGTCGTTCCATTTAAATTCGTCTATCCGTCTTTCGTCATCGGTTAAAACGGACTGCGGGTGGATATGCTCCCGTTCGACAAATGTGAGAGACCTGTTTAACGCTATCGGATGCTGCCAGAGAAGAATATCCGCGTCGAGTCCGGTTTGATGGCTGCTGTGCTCGTCAAACATCGGCCCCCCGGTCCTCTGCGCTACGTCGCCTATAAGGAGTATACCGTTTAGCTGTTCATCTACCTTCGAGGCGAGGGATTTGATGTAGTTGACTGTGTCCGGATGGGCGTAAAACCTTCCCCTTCCGGGCCTGATTACCTGAAAACCCTCCCCGTCCCGGGGGATTGCCGTGGAATTTCTTATGCATCCGGCAGTGTATGAGCCTATGGACTCGGTAACGGAAGCATCGAGGGCGTCAGATTGGCCCGCTCCGGCAAGCAGGAGAAGAGCCATCAGGAAAACCGAGGTATGGGTTATTTTAGGGATATAAGTTTTAATCGCTGACTCCTTAATTGCCGGCATGATTAAAAAAATCTGGATTGACCGTTCCCCGTAATTCGCGGGTTGTCCGGATTTCAGGCGAATTTCCACACAGGTGAACGTCGTTTTAGAAATTATACAGTAATCAGGGGCTTTATAAAACTTAATCCACGAGGTTTTGGAAACTGAGCGGAGCCTGCTGAAAAGAAATGCGCATAAAATATCAACTATAGAGTTGACAATAAGAATGGTTGTTGCTATAATCAACCATATGGTTGTTAATAAAACGATTGATCTGGATGATATTTTTCACGCCCTCGCCAATTCGACAAGACGCAATATTCTCGCCCATCTTGTCGAAAAGGACATGACCGTGAACGAGCTTGCCGAAAGGTACGATATGACGCTCCAGGGAGTATCCAAGCATATCCGTGTGCTGGTTAAGTCGGGACTGGTATCACAATCGAAGCGGGGCAGGACAAAAAAGTGCCGTGTGAACTACCGTCAGTTAGACAGGGTATCGGAGTTGATTCTGAAATACAGGAAGTTTTGGGAGGCAAGGCTCGATTCTTTAGAGGAATATTTCGAAAATCCGAAAGAGGAGAACTGAAGAGAGATGGGTGAAACCACGCTTATCGTAAAGAAGCTGATAAGAGCTGCCCCTGAGAGGGTATTCGAGGCTTTCACGAAGCCGGAGATTATGACTAAATGGTTTTATGCTGGTGATGATTGGGCCGTCGAAGTGAGTAATACGCTCGAAGTCGGGGGTAAATATACACTCAGCATGCACACCACCGACGGGAATGTTTATGAGCACACGGGCGAGTACAAAGAGATTCTCCCTTCAGAAAAGCTGGTGTTTACCTGGAGCTCGGACTTTGTGCAGGACACTGTCGTTACGGTTCATTTCCGTAAGGTCGTTGAGGGCACCGAAATAACACTCGAGCATGATTTCCTGCCCGAGGGCGAAATGAAGGAAAATCACAGAAAGGGCTGGACGGAGTGTCTCGGAAATCTCGATAAATTATTTGCGTGAATAAGTATATTAAGCCATTTTATATAGGTTCGTAAAAAAACTAATGGGGGTCTTGAAATGAGATATTTTGCCTGTATTGCTGTTATTACGTTTTTACTACTGCCGGTACTGGTTAATGCTGTTTACGCCGATCCGGTCAAAGATAAGGGTGGGCATGACATGAGTCCGGTAACGGGTTCTCAGGAGCTTGAAAAAATGAAGACGCTTGAGGGCTCGTGGCAGGGCACGACTGTAATGGACGGCAAGGAAGTGCCTATATCTGTCGTTTATGAGACTTCTTCAAACGGCAGCGTTGTCGTAGAGACACTTTCCCCCGGAACGCCGCACGAAATGGTCTCTGTCTATTACGATGTGGACGGTAAGCTTAACATGACGCACTACTGCGCCGTTAACAATCAACCTCATTTTACTCTGAAAGAATCTACCGGCGACCGTATCGATCTGGATTTCGCGGGCGGTACTAACCTAAACGCCGATAAGGACGGACACATGCACGCTGTCAGCTTTAATTTCAAGGACACGGATAACATGGTGCAGGAATGGACCTATTACGAGAGCGGTGAAGAAAAGCAGGTAAGTGCATTTACCTTGACACGCACCGAGTAGTGCCCTTCTCCCGGCGATTTGCAAAATAATA comes from the Deltaproteobacteria bacterium genome and includes:
- a CDS encoding VanZ family protein, with the protein product MLQTIFIAYTLFVIVLSLLPLPSAGTAIYKDKIVHFLMYGLMALLAYISVPSEGKRKHLLAFIIILGAAIELIQIYIPGRSASLMDIFANTGGVVFVIFLFWIYSRFFVRRVEGSGN
- a CDS encoding MBL fold metallo-hydrolase — encoded protein: MKIQFCGAARTVTGSCHLVTLDDGYKILLDCGLYQGRDEEFADFNGKWIFNPADIDCVILSHAHIDHCGRIPKLTKDGYSGEIICTSATRDLSAVMLIDSAKLQERDAWYINKKRKRSGKFRKAEPLYTVQDVYKALESFVGISYNVWHELGKGVAVQLRDSGHIFGSASVTLKISRNGQPPVFLGFSGDIGRPARPILKDPVPMENLDYLICESTYGGERHKQLPEDEEDLLRIIYETCIKNKGKLLIPAFSLGRTQEIVYILDKLEHDGRLPEIPVFVDSPMAVNATEVFRMHPECFDSEIIEYMIDDPNPFGFNNLKYIRRTEDSKRLNYLEGPAVIISASGMMTGGRILHHLNNNIEDGRNTVLIVGFCAPHTLGARIREGQKRIKIFGVEKDVNAKVVVMDSFSAHGDQPEMLSYLSGLDRKKLKNVSLVHGEYGRQQFFRSALEEQGFGNIDIPELGQVFEFNPAE
- a CDS encoding penicillin-insensitive murein endopeptidase — encoded protein: MPAIKESAIKTYIPKITHTSVFLMALLLLAGAGQSDALDASVTESIGSYTAGCIRNSTAIPRDGEGFQVIRPGRGRFYAHPDTVNYIKSLASKVDEQLNGILLIGDVAQRTGGPMFDEHSSHQTGLDADILLWQHPIALNRSLTFVEREHIHPQSVLTDDERRIDEFKWNDNMGEILKLAASDNRVDRIFVNPLIKKKLCRSYEGEKWLAKIRPWYGHDGHFHVRLRCPPGNHLCVPQKPLNIYEDGCGSELDSWFTADGSVKSRKASGKSIPPRLPDECIPIVNGLY
- a CDS encoding metalloregulator ArsR/SmtB family transcription factor, coding for METERSLLKRNAHKISTIELTIRMVVAIINHMVVNKTIDLDDIFHALANSTRRNILAHLVEKDMTVNELAERYDMTLQGVSKHIRVLVKSGLVSQSKRGRTKKCRVNYRQLDRVSELILKYRKFWEARLDSLEEYFENPKEEN
- a CDS encoding SRPBCC domain-containing protein gives rise to the protein MGETTLIVKKLIRAAPERVFEAFTKPEIMTKWFYAGDDWAVEVSNTLEVGGKYTLSMHTTDGNVYEHTGEYKEILPSEKLVFTWSSDFVQDTVVTVHFRKVVEGTEITLEHDFLPEGEMKENHRKGWTECLGNLDKLFA